Proteins encoded in a region of the Halothiobacillus diazotrophicus genome:
- a CDS encoding Rieske 2Fe-2S domain-containing protein — translation MAFETVCKASLLYEGELVPCMVGDKEIVIMWADGGKPKAYEARCPHEDVSLGRGDFNGRILYCIAHGWVFDGRTGQGLQPTGCAMKEYPMRIENGMVLVDVAA, via the coding sequence ATGGCATTTGAAACCGTCTGCAAGGCATCGTTGCTGTATGAAGGGGAACTCGTTCCCTGCATGGTCGGCGACAAGGAAATCGTCATCATGTGGGCCGATGGCGGCAAGCCCAAGGCCTACGAGGCCCGCTGCCCGCACGAGGATGTCTCGCTTGGCCGGGGCGACTTCAACGGCCGCATCCTCTACTGCATCGCCCATGGCTGGGTATTCGACGGCCGAACCGGCCAGGGCCTTCAGCCGACCGGCTGCGCCATGAAGGAATACCCCATGCGCATCGAGAACGGCATGGTACTGGTGGACGTCGCGGCCTGA
- a CDS encoding lysozyme inhibitor LprI family protein, whose protein sequence is MELFMSRYLWALLSLFLFAPLVVAKPVADVGKSPHGDVAIAVSLSVPECRMSGADLPVDRPPVGYERVRTDRVDWNGDGWCDLAYFFAPKDLSARRHLGGFAVDFFTFTPPAAWQRVTRMINASGSVENYDPRTPFPTPDSLFSRAGGVPWSHFLIGSVEWVDNPLHGLLMVADDNIYQWQKGQNATEGASFSELADASADVMRLNLVAAHQLRILDELLRTPDYRTLNQLDFSGFADSPDLRIIRVARVLCLMRGDLACLSEAVKSAALHPGVQWLDIGALQQAMILQAEFHEVVGQDLALAALNKYESHWSDSTATWRNWYEQGRHHALDAPLPQTALDSIRNLLALPVLWPKADKSLFQALNDYFVLQHFLPWKHGRLADGRDWQIGFADGALMMQLDGHWRRLTELPWVGYQMPMPEPGDQDDCMRAFCGPNSPYPARLLPSDALKVKGTGESRDFTASTPWTGYGGSDIEGECHLVEHPAYFQMDCGIGYDGGAHPDEWYGSYFFSKNPAIFGLAVPDSRDTCMGAKYDEAAFDHAWNDLLASCAYEMDTEKEGMPDKAHYAHWLKAGQEIVGEGLPSCAQVEMDSSTNKLSVFANTGMIGREARSTACDQASVGVPLENPEQYIHLHLTSPLVVSLLTRPEDTAAHWPLGNTHAERMLLDRDYVQLDRQLNRQYQALLKATPPEKRPTLIEAERAWLRQRDRLLAGKSIQIKDTCAMDGCSGTVQRAIPVHAFLDERIDQLKRQRERVKKQKELAQINFYGRFPKCVTPLAENQCDVPILVTWCWDTEGKLAQWQDTEMVCARVGRVTSMIEPGQVLYAPMPHSNDPLSAQIKVYHSCVADDRTRSCVKN, encoded by the coding sequence ATGGAGTTATTTATGAGCCGATATCTATGGGCTTTGTTGAGCCTGTTCCTTTTTGCCCCCTTGGTTGTCGCGAAGCCAGTTGCTGATGTCGGCAAGTCCCCCCATGGCGATGTGGCCATCGCAGTGTCCCTGTCGGTACCGGAGTGCCGAATGTCTGGCGCGGATTTGCCAGTTGATCGGCCGCCAGTGGGTTATGAACGGGTTCGGACTGATCGGGTCGATTGGAATGGGGATGGCTGGTGCGATCTTGCCTATTTTTTCGCGCCGAAGGATCTTTCTGCCCGGCGACACCTGGGCGGATTCGCTGTCGATTTTTTCACGTTTACGCCTCCCGCCGCGTGGCAGCGCGTCACGCGAATGATTAACGCCAGTGGCTCCGTCGAAAATTACGATCCCCGCACGCCATTTCCCACGCCGGATTCCCTGTTTTCGCGTGCGGGCGGTGTGCCCTGGAGTCATTTTCTGATTGGCAGCGTCGAGTGGGTCGATAACCCTCTTCATGGGCTACTCATGGTGGCGGATGACAATATCTATCAGTGGCAAAAGGGGCAAAATGCGACGGAGGGAGCTTCCTTCTCCGAGTTGGCAGACGCAAGTGCCGACGTGATGCGTTTGAATCTGGTCGCTGCCCACCAATTACGGATTCTGGATGAGTTGCTGCGGACTCCAGATTACCGGACGCTCAATCAATTGGATTTTTCAGGTTTCGCTGATAGCCCGGATCTACGCATCATACGGGTGGCTCGGGTGCTTTGTTTGATGCGGGGGGATCTTGCTTGTCTGTCCGAAGCGGTGAAATCCGCCGCCTTGCACCCCGGCGTGCAGTGGCTGGATATTGGCGCATTGCAACAGGCCATGATTTTGCAGGCTGAATTCCACGAAGTCGTTGGTCAGGATTTGGCTCTGGCGGCGCTCAATAAGTATGAATCCCATTGGTCGGATAGTACTGCCACTTGGCGAAACTGGTATGAACAGGGGCGGCATCATGCGCTCGATGCGCCGTTGCCTCAAACTGCACTGGATTCGATTCGCAACCTGTTGGCGTTACCTGTTTTATGGCCGAAAGCGGACAAGTCGCTTTTTCAGGCATTGAATGACTATTTCGTATTGCAGCATTTTCTGCCTTGGAAGCATGGCCGTTTGGCGGATGGGCGAGATTGGCAAATAGGTTTCGCGGATGGCGCGCTCATGATGCAGCTTGATGGTCACTGGCGCCGATTAACCGAACTTCCCTGGGTCGGTTATCAGATGCCAATGCCCGAGCCGGGGGATCAGGACGATTGCATGCGGGCGTTCTGTGGTCCCAACTCGCCATATCCGGCGCGATTGCTGCCCAGCGACGCGCTTAAGGTCAAGGGGACGGGAGAAAGCCGCGACTTTACGGCGAGTACGCCCTGGACGGGATACGGCGGAAGCGATATCGAGGGCGAGTGTCATCTGGTTGAGCACCCTGCCTATTTTCAGATGGATTGCGGTATCGGTTACGACGGTGGGGCTCATCCCGATGAATGGTATGGATCGTATTTCTTTTCGAAAAATCCGGCGATTTTCGGTCTGGCGGTTCCAGATAGTCGGGATACCTGCATGGGGGCGAAATACGACGAGGCGGCTTTCGATCATGCCTGGAACGACCTGCTGGCCAGCTGTGCCTATGAAATGGATACCGAAAAGGAGGGTATGCCGGACAAGGCACACTACGCACACTGGTTGAAGGCTGGGCAGGAAATAGTAGGTGAGGGGCTACCCTCCTGTGCGCAGGTTGAGATGGATTCATCCACAAACAAGCTGAGCGTATTTGCCAACACTGGGATGATTGGCAGGGAAGCGCGCAGTACCGCCTGTGATCAGGCCTCGGTCGGCGTGCCGTTGGAAAATCCCGAGCAGTACATTCATTTGCATTTGACGAGCCCACTCGTGGTCAGCCTGTTGACACGACCCGAAGATACGGCTGCCCATTGGCCGCTGGGCAATACCCACGCCGAGCGGATGTTGCTGGATCGGGACTATGTGCAACTGGACCGGCAATTGAATCGTCAGTATCAGGCCCTGCTCAAGGCGACCCCACCGGAAAAACGTCCCACGCTCATCGAAGCGGAGCGGGCCTGGCTCAGGCAAAGGGATCGTTTGCTAGCTGGAAAATCGATCCAGATCAAGGACACCTGTGCGATGGATGGGTGTTCTGGCACTGTCCAGAGAGCGATTCCCGTACATGCGTTCCTGGATGAACGGATCGATCAGCTGAAACGGCAAAGGGAGCGGGTGAAAAAGCAGAAGGAATTGGCGCAGATCAATTTCTATGGCCGTTTCCCCAAGTGCGTTACGCCACTGGCCGAAAATCAGTGTGATGTACCGATTCTGGTTACGTGGTGCTGGGATACGGAAGGAAAACTCGCGCAGTGGCAGGATACTGAGATGGTCTGCGCACGTGTGGGGCGTGTCACCAGCATGATCGAACCGGGTCAGGTGCTCTATGCGCCGATGCCCCATTCGAACGATCCCTTGAGCGCTCAGATCAAGGTTTATCACAGCTGTGTGGCGGACGATCGCACCCGGAGCTGCGTGAAAAATTGA
- a CDS encoding fumarylacetoacetate hydrolase family protein: MDYAFAPAPVVTLEAMSTRPFPVRRIFCIGLNYAEHVREMGGDPGKQEPVFFMKPANAIMQNHSILPYPPHTRDFQPEVEMVVALHKGGRNIPADRVDYDYVFGYAVGLDMTRRDLQRVARDTRGPWEMAKAFDHSAPCTAITPECFCGNIARGKIELKVNGEVRQSGDISDMIMSVPEIVSHLSTYVELFPGDLIFTGTPPGVGPVEIGDVLEATVAGLEPLIVTIGSPA, translated from the coding sequence ATGGATTACGCGTTTGCGCCTGCCCCTGTCGTCACCCTCGAAGCCATGTCGACACGCCCGTTCCCGGTCCGCCGGATCTTCTGCATCGGCCTGAACTATGCCGAGCACGTCCGGGAAATGGGCGGCGATCCAGGCAAGCAGGAACCCGTGTTCTTCATGAAGCCGGCCAACGCCATCATGCAGAACCATTCGATCCTGCCGTATCCGCCGCATACCCGGGATTTCCAGCCCGAGGTGGAGATGGTGGTGGCCCTGCACAAGGGCGGGCGCAACATTCCGGCCGATCGCGTCGATTACGACTACGTGTTCGGCTATGCCGTGGGGCTCGACATGACCCGGCGCGATCTGCAGCGGGTGGCGCGAGACACGCGGGGCCCCTGGGAAATGGCCAAGGCCTTCGACCATTCCGCCCCGTGCACGGCCATTACGCCGGAGTGCTTCTGCGGCAACATCGCGCGCGGCAAGATCGAACTCAAGGTGAACGGCGAAGTGCGCCAGAGCGGTGACATCAGCGACATGATCATGAGCGTGCCCGAGATCGTCAGCCACCTCTCCACCTACGTCGAACTGTTCCCCGGCGACCTCATCTTCACGGGCACGCCGCCCGGTGTCGGCCCGGTCGAAATCGGCGACGTGCTGGAAGCGACCGTGGCCGGCCTAGAACCCCTGATCGTGACTATCGGTTCGCCGGCCTGA
- a CDS encoding flavin monoamine oxidase family protein, translated as MLDTAIVGGGLSGLVLTRGLREQGVDVALYEARDRLGGRILSVPCPGDANVTEAGVEGGHAVDLGPTWFWPDIQPRMTRLVADLTLASFPQHDDGTVLHLKEVDKPAETVVMGRLHGGAQRLVGGMGALVGALAASLPNDALHLGHELIAVQDCDDHVALHFRHDNDVIRIQARRVVLTIPPRLLAERTQFTPTLDPDLVACMQHTPTWMADQAKVVIAFDSAFWRADGHSGNAFVSHDHVTLREVHDACDATGAQAALSGFFALTPEFRRSVPVSSLNMLVSSQLTQIFGDRTPSGTPCIQDWASEPFTCSAADRTPIDSHPAYGDQRLRQQLWQGKLHFGGSETAAYGGGYLEGALDAAARVQRTLAKTRPAAAPLLTASNANALAAFSAWVAAQRDGALVHYRQHLNRYLSEQQRDQLTQRALLDTVEQCYSAALDRLSALPLDMNGIAIERGRTALTPVILAAFDGFNRHLISEAVEFNRGSCALSNFGDEHDPDADYLAVINRDLIAAWREFALNANQILRARIQPSPDIEATARC; from the coding sequence ATGCTGGATACGGCCATCGTTGGCGGCGGACTCTCCGGACTGGTACTCACCCGGGGCCTGAGGGAACAGGGTGTGGATGTTGCGCTCTATGAAGCTCGGGATCGGCTGGGTGGCCGCATTCTGTCGGTCCCCTGCCCCGGGGATGCCAATGTCACGGAAGCCGGTGTCGAGGGCGGCCATGCCGTCGACCTGGGGCCCACCTGGTTCTGGCCGGACATCCAGCCGCGCATGACGCGACTCGTGGCCGACCTCACACTGGCCAGTTTTCCCCAACACGACGATGGCACCGTGCTTCATCTCAAGGAAGTCGACAAACCGGCGGAAACCGTTGTCATGGGCCGATTGCACGGCGGGGCCCAACGGCTCGTCGGCGGGATGGGCGCACTCGTCGGTGCACTGGCCGCATCGCTGCCGAACGACGCGCTTCATCTCGGACACGAACTCATCGCCGTTCAGGACTGCGACGATCACGTTGCCCTGCATTTCCGCCACGATAACGACGTGATCCGGATTCAGGCCCGGCGCGTCGTACTGACCATTCCGCCCCGGTTGCTCGCCGAGCGGACGCAATTCACGCCCACGCTCGACCCGGACCTCGTCGCCTGTATGCAGCACACCCCGACCTGGATGGCGGATCAGGCCAAGGTGGTGATCGCTTTCGATTCGGCCTTCTGGCGCGCAGATGGCCATTCCGGCAATGCGTTCGTGAGCCACGATCACGTGACGCTGCGGGAAGTGCACGATGCCTGTGACGCCACAGGCGCGCAGGCCGCCCTGAGCGGCTTTTTCGCCCTGACGCCCGAGTTTCGCCGATCCGTCCCGGTCAGCAGCCTGAACATGCTCGTGTCGAGCCAGCTGACCCAGATCTTCGGCGACAGGACACCTTCGGGCACCCCCTGCATTCAGGACTGGGCCAGCGAACCGTTCACCTGCAGTGCCGCCGATCGCACACCGATCGACAGTCACCCGGCGTATGGCGACCAGCGACTTCGCCAGCAGCTGTGGCAAGGCAAGCTGCATTTCGGCGGCTCCGAAACCGCAGCCTATGGGGGTGGCTACCTGGAAGGCGCCCTGGACGCTGCCGCCCGCGTGCAGCGGACTCTGGCCAAAACCCGTCCGGCAGCCGCCCCATTGCTGACGGCATCCAACGCAAACGCTCTGGCGGCGTTTTCGGCATGGGTGGCGGCCCAGCGCGATGGCGCGCTGGTGCACTACCGACAACATCTGAACCGGTACCTGTCGGAACAGCAGCGGGATCAACTGACCCAGCGTGCCCTGCTGGACACGGTGGAACAGTGCTATAGCGCCGCGCTCGACCGTTTGAGCGCGCTCCCGCTCGACATGAACGGCATCGCCATCGAACGCGGACGCACCGCACTGACGCCCGTGATTCTGGCCGCCTTCGACGGATTCAATCGCCACCTGATCTCCGAGGCCGTCGAATTCAACCGGGGCTCCTGCGCCCTGTCGAATTTCGGCGATGAACACGATCCGGACGCGGATTATCTCGCGGTCATCAACCGGGATCTGATCGCGGCCTGGCGGGAATTCGCCCTGAATGCCAACCAGATCCTGCGTGCCCGGATCCAGCCGTCCCCCGATATCGAAGCGACCGCGCGCTGCTAA
- a CDS encoding protein adenylyltransferase SelO gives MNDCETAPMADMMTDPIIDRMTFSTNADAEARARPPAQHPADVPLAPRYAALGGAYHVTVAPTPLPSPTLVHFNAGLADELGLSATQASDLTDILSGNASWPNYAPLASVYAGHQFGNWNPQLGDGRALMIAEIRRPDGTRAELQLKGAGPTPFSRGADGRAVLRSSIREYLCSEAMHALGVPTTRCLSLVTSPQPVFRETVEPAAIVCRVAPSFVRFGHFEWFYSRGQHDALAPLADHVIETHFPHLVGLPDRHAAWLGEVIERTARLIAHWQTVGFCHGVMNTDNFSALGLTLDYGPFGFMDAFRQHHVCNQSDFEGRYAYGAQPEIGQWNCSRLLQATLPLLGETEEEVGARATELYGRYSETFSVTVMRRWADKLGLREIRPGDADLVIRLLTLMQRGKSDFTRSFRHLARVQTDTDGPAIGVREEMADLAAFDAWVADYRSRLRAEGNTNDAERAERMNRVNPKYILRNHLAQMAIERAEEGDFSEVERLMTVLARPFDAQPEFEGYAAEPPPDQRRIEVSCSS, from the coding sequence ATGAACGACTGCGAAACAGCCCCGATGGCCGACATGATGACCGACCCCATAATCGACCGCATGACGTTTTCGACGAATGCGGATGCCGAAGCGAGGGCGCGCCCCCCGGCGCAGCACCCCGCCGACGTGCCGCTGGCGCCTCGCTATGCTGCGCTGGGCGGTGCCTATCACGTGACGGTGGCGCCGACGCCGCTGCCGTCGCCGACCCTGGTACATTTCAATGCGGGCCTCGCTGACGAATTGGGCCTTTCCGCCACGCAGGCATCGGATCTGACGGATATCCTGTCCGGCAACGCGTCCTGGCCGAACTACGCGCCACTGGCTTCCGTGTATGCCGGGCATCAGTTCGGCAACTGGAATCCGCAGCTGGGCGATGGCCGTGCCCTGATGATCGCCGAAATCCGGCGGCCCGACGGTACTCGCGCGGAGCTTCAGCTCAAGGGGGCCGGCCCGACGCCCTTCTCGCGCGGGGCGGACGGACGTGCCGTATTGCGTTCGTCCATCCGCGAGTACCTGTGCTCCGAGGCCATGCATGCGCTTGGCGTGCCGACCACGCGTTGCCTGAGTCTCGTGACCTCGCCGCAACCGGTGTTCCGCGAAACCGTGGAGCCCGCGGCCATCGTCTGCCGGGTGGCACCGAGTTTCGTTCGCTTCGGTCATTTCGAATGGTTCTACTCGCGGGGGCAGCACGATGCCCTGGCGCCGCTGGCGGATCACGTCATCGAGACGCATTTTCCCCATCTGGTCGGTCTGCCGGATCGTCATGCCGCCTGGCTGGGGGAAGTGATCGAGCGCACCGCACGGCTGATCGCCCATTGGCAGACCGTCGGCTTCTGCCATGGCGTGATGAACACGGACAATTTCTCGGCCCTCGGACTGACGCTGGATTACGGCCCCTTCGGCTTCATGGATGCCTTCCGGCAGCACCACGTCTGCAACCAGTCCGATTTCGAGGGGCGATACGCCTACGGCGCGCAGCCGGAAATCGGCCAGTGGAACTGTTCGCGCCTGTTGCAGGCCACCTTGCCCCTGCTTGGCGAAACCGAGGAAGAGGTCGGTGCGCGGGCCACCGAGCTTTATGGGCGGTACAGCGAGACGTTCTCCGTCACGGTGATGCGGCGCTGGGCCGACAAGCTCGGCCTGCGGGAAATCCGTCCCGGCGATGCGGATCTCGTGATTCGTCTGCTCACCCTGATGCAGCGCGGCAAGAGCGACTTCACCCGCAGCTTCCGCCATCTGGCACGGGTGCAGACAGACACGGACGGGCCCGCCATCGGCGTGCGCGAGGAGATGGCCGACCTCGCGGCCTTCGACGCCTGGGTCGCCGATTACCGGTCGCGCTTGCGGGCAGAGGGCAACACGAACGATGCCGAACGGGCGGAGCGGATGAACCGGGTCAATCCCAAATACATCCTGCGCAACCACCTGGCCCAGATGGCGATCGAGCGGGCGGAAGAGGGCGACTTCAGCGAAGTCGAACGGTTGATGACCGTGCTGGCGCGGCCCTTCGACGCACAACCCGAATTCGAGGGCTATGCTGCCGAACCCCCGCCCGATCAGCGCCGGATCGAGGTCAGTTGCTCGTCCTGA